A window of Rhododendron vialii isolate Sample 1 chromosome 13a, ASM3025357v1 contains these coding sequences:
- the LOC131314702 gene encoding scarecrow-like protein 14 → MDFPFSSNVKDLSESTDTDSAQENELCSSVLRYINQVLMEDDDSENKHFMIQDSTVDAAAKSLSEILNQKCPSFPNQHLPHEDTSSSSDDSITNSFSNCTNSLINAYNSAESARISNLHKYNPFNGNFQTNPKSFFPPTFCDTVPDLVIGDGGILDVEKNRLTLQLRKSKERNLEVVEKDEGDFQESLVRGRESLHREESDLEDEMRSNKHFADCPHESVLSEMFAKVSMSYDGNEANGENMESQQNESAKGSNVKFAYTRKGATKREAVDMRSLLIQCMESVANNDHRRANSLLKQIRSRSSPSGDGSQRLAYYFFNSLKARLLGTGSLTKVLSAISLSNADVLKAHKLGLSSFPFMETSYFFSAQSIMDLAQNADAIHIIHFGIVYGLQWPPLIQQLSTRPGGPPKLRITGIDLPVVGFWPGSRMKETGRRLANYCKRFSVPFQFNGFEQNWETVSVEDLGIEKGEVLIVNCAFQLMYLLDDTLMEHSPRDAVLSLFRRINPDMFIHSIVNAAYNSPFFISRFREALFHYSALFDMFEANVPRENEERMLFEREIWGNEILCIIACEGLERVRRPETYKRWQIRTQRAGFRQLPLSQGIMKTVKAKVKNCYHKDFFVDEASNWLLEGWRGRVLYALSCWKPT, encoded by the coding sequence ATGGACTTTCCCTTTAGTTCTAATGTCAAGGATTTGTCCGAGAGCACGGACACAGATTCTGCACAAGAAAATGAGCTATGCAGTTCTGTTCTAAGGTACATAAACCAGGTTTTAATGGAAGACGATGATTCGGAAAACAAGCACTTCATGATCCAGGACTCCACTGTTGATGCTGCTGCGAAATCTTTATCTGAAATACTCAATCAGAAATGCCCTTCCTTTCCAAATCAACATCTTCCCCATGAGGATACAAGCAGTAGCTCAGATGATAGCATCACTAACAGTTTCAGTAATTGCACTAACAGCCTTATCAATGCTTACAACTCAGCCGAATCTGCCCGAATTAGCAATCTCCACAAGTATAATCCTTTTAACGGTAacttccaaaccaatccaaaatcaTTCTTCCCTCCTACCTTTTGTGATACTGTGCCTGATTTAGTAATTGGAGATGGTGGAATTCTTGATGTTGAGAAAAACAGATTGACCCTTCAGCTTCGTAAATCTAAGGAAAGGAATTTGGAGGTGGTGGAAAAGGATGAAGGGGATTTCCAAGAGAGTTTGGTTAGGGGAAGGGAAAGTCTTCACCGAGAGGAGAGTGATTTAGAAGATGAAATGAGAAGCAACAAGCATTTCGCGGACTGTCCTCACGAATCTGTTTTGAGTGAGATGTTTGCCAAGGTATCAATGTCGTACGATGGTAACGAGGCAAACGGGGAGAATATGGAATCACAGCAAAATGAGAGTGCAAAAGGGTCTAATGTCAAGTTCGCCTACACTAGAAAAGGGGCTACCAAAAGGGAAGCAGTAGATATGAGGAGTCTCCTGATACAATGTATGGAATCTGTGGCAAATAATGATCACAGAAGAGCAAATAGTCTATTGAAGCAGATAAGATCTCGTTCTTCTCCTTCGGGCGATGGATCCCAAAGGTTGGCATATTACTTTTTCAACAGCCTCAAGGCACGCTTGTTGGGCACTGGAAGCCTGACCAAAGTCCTTTCCGCCATCAGTTTGTCGAATGCTGATGTGTTGAAAGCTCATAAGCTCGGCCTTTCGTCATTCCCCTTCATGGAAACATCATATTTCTTTTCAGCCCAATCGATCATGGACCTAGCTCAGAACGCAGATGCTATTCACATTATTCATTTTGGTATTGTTTATGGGCTTCAATGGCCTCCACTTATTCAGCAACTCTCGACAAGGCCTGGTGGCCCCCCTAAGCTTCGGATCACAGGAATCGACCTTCCTGTAGTGGGTTTCTGGCCCGGTTCTAGGATGAAGGAAACAGGACGGCGGTTAGCAAATTATTGCAAGAGGTTTAGTGTTCCTTTCCAGTTCAATGGGTTTGAACAAAATTGGGAAACTGTTAGTGTTGAGGATTTGGGAATTGAGAAAGGTGAGGTGCTTATTGTCAACTGTGCGTTTCAGCTGATGTACCTACTTGACGACACGCTTATGGAGCACAGTCCACGCGATGCTGTTCTGAGCTTATTCAGGAGGATTAATCCGGATATGTTCATCCATTCGATAGTCAATGCGGCTTATAATTCCCCATTTTTCATCTCCCGGTTCCGCGAGGCTTTATTCCACTACTCTGCATTGTTTGACATGTTTGAGGCCAATGTGCCGCGCGAAAATGAGGAGAGGATGTTGTTTGAGAGGGAAATTTGGGGGAATGAGATTCTGTGTATCATCGCCTGCGAAGGATTGGAGAGAGTTCGAAGGCCAGAGACATACAAACGGTGGCAAATTCGGACTCAGCGGGCCGGGTTCAGGCAACTTCCCCTGAGCCAAGGTATCATGAAGACAGTGAAAGCTAAGGTGAAAAACTGCTACCATaaggatttttttgttgatgagGCTAGTAATTGGTTGTTAGAGGGATGGAGGGGGAGAGTCTTATATGCTCTCTCCTGTTGGAAACCTACCTAG
- the LOC131314701 gene encoding protein root UVB sensitive 1, chloroplastic-like isoform X2: protein MLSSSLRGSIGVWSSSHLQPDLLENATFRMEILTPAFPHLFVPIGAAAGAGCSAAALIQAATRSCFFVGFAAQRNFAEVIAKGEAQGMKQQTVQKNFSLYLQIRRAKRESTNQAAQPPP from the exons ATGCTGAGTTCATCCCTTCGAGGCTCTATCGGTGTTTGGTCCTCTTCGCATCTCCAGCCAG ATTTATTGGAAAATGCTACATTTAGAATGGAGATTTTAACTCCAGCATTTCCCCATCTCTTCGTTCCAATTGGTGCTGCTGCTGGCGCTGGATGTTCAGCCGCTGCACTAATCCAG GCAGCTACTAGGAGTTGTTTCTTTGTGGGCTTTGCAGCTCAGAGGAATTTTGCGGAG GTAATTGCAAAAGGTGAAGCTCAGGGAATG AAGCAGCAAACCGTTCAGAAGAACTTCTCGCTCTACCTCCAGATAAGAAGAGCAAAAAGGGAGAGCACAAACCAAGCAGCTCAACCTCCACCCTAG
- the LOC131314701 gene encoding protein root UVB sensitive 1, chloroplastic-like isoform X1, producing MLSSSLRGSIGVWSSSHLQPDLLENATFRMEILTPAFPHLFVPIGAAAGAGCSAAALIQAATRSCFFVGFAAQRNFAEVIAKGEAQGMVSKFIGIGLGIALANCIQGSTPLALASFGVVTWIHMFRSSKPFRRTSRSTSR from the exons ATGCTGAGTTCATCCCTTCGAGGCTCTATCGGTGTTTGGTCCTCTTCGCATCTCCAGCCAG ATTTATTGGAAAATGCTACATTTAGAATGGAGATTTTAACTCCAGCATTTCCCCATCTCTTCGTTCCAATTGGTGCTGCTGCTGGCGCTGGATGTTCAGCCGCTGCACTAATCCAG GCAGCTACTAGGAGTTGTTTCTTTGTGGGCTTTGCAGCTCAGAGGAATTTTGCGGAG GTAATTGCAAAAGGTGAAGCTCAGGGAATGGTGAGCAAATTCATTGGTATCGGGCTCGGTATAGCATTAGCTAACTGCATTCAGGGATCTACACCTCTTGCTCTTGcttcttttggtgtggtaacTTGGATACACATGTTCAGAAGCAGCAAACCGTTCAGAAGAACTTCTCGCTCTACCTCCAGATAA
- the LOC131314701 gene encoding protein root UVB sensitive 1, chloroplastic-like isoform X3, with product MEILTPAFPHLFVPIGAAAGAGCSAAALIQAATRSCFFVGFAAQRNFAEVIAKGEAQGMVSKFIGIGLGIALANCIQGSTPLALASFGVVTWIHMFRSSKPFRRTSRSTSR from the exons ATGGAGATTTTAACTCCAGCATTTCCCCATCTCTTCGTTCCAATTGGTGCTGCTGCTGGCGCTGGATGTTCAGCCGCTGCACTAATCCAG GCAGCTACTAGGAGTTGTTTCTTTGTGGGCTTTGCAGCTCAGAGGAATTTTGCGGAG GTAATTGCAAAAGGTGAAGCTCAGGGAATGGTGAGCAAATTCATTGGTATCGGGCTCGGTATAGCATTAGCTAACTGCATTCAGGGATCTACACCTCTTGCTCTTGcttcttttggtgtggtaacTTGGATACACATGTTCAGAAGCAGCAAACCGTTCAGAAGAACTTCTCGCTCTACCTCCAGATAA